Sequence from the Spirochaetota bacterium genome:
TCAAAAAACATTGTGGTGATAAATTTATCACTGTCTGTCCTGGAATTAGATTCAATGATTCTAATCTAGGCGATCAAAAAAGAGTCTTAGGACCTAAAGAAGCAATACAAAATGGTGCTGATTATTTAGTAGTAGGACGCCCAATTACAGCAGATCCCTCTCCAAAAGATGCTGCTCTAAGAATGTTAGAACAAATATCTCAGGCTTTAATATCATGACTCTGTTCAAAAATGCCTTACTATCCAGTAATCAAGTACGAGATATTCTTGTTGACCAGGGTACTATTCAATTGATTAGTCCCTGTATCGATAGTCCTACTGATCATATTATTGCTTGTGAAGGACGACTACTACTCAGTGGGATGATAGATGGACATGTTCATTTTAGAGATCCTGGATTTCCTCAAAAAGAAGATGCTATGAGTGGAACAAAAGCAGCGTTACGAGGTGGTGTTACCTCTATATTAGATATGCCTAACACCTTACCATTGTGTGTTAGTACCCAAGAATTAGCTCATAAAAAGTCTATCTATAGACAAAATTCTTATACAAATTATGGATTTCATTTTGGTGGTGATGCAAGAGATAATTCTCTCCAATTTCCTCATCCTTCACAATATGCAGCATTGAAAATATTCTTAAACGAAAGCACTGGTTATATGCTTGTTACTGATGATAATGTGCTAAATAATCTCTTTTCAAAATCACATTATATAGCTGTTCATGCTGAAGGAGACGCTGTTGATAAAGCTATTTATTTTGCAAAAAAACATCACAATACGCTTTATTTATGTCATATTTCTCAAGCAGAAGAATTACAACTTATCCAAGATGCCAAAAATAAAAAATTACCTATTTTTGCAGAAGTATGCCCGCATCATCTTCTTTTTAACCAAAAAGATACTACAGCACTCCTAACAATGAAACCCAGTCTTAGAAGTAAAAGAGATCAAGACATGCTTCTTCAAGCCTTAGACAGTGGATTATTAGATACATGGGGAACAGATCATGCTCCTCATCTTATTTCTGAAAAAGAAACACAACTCACTTATGGAATCCCCGTTATAGAATTCGCTCTAGAGCTTTTACTCACTCTAGCCAAAGATATGAATTGGTCTCATCAAAAAGTCGAATCTTTATACTCTAGTATGCCTCAAAATATTTTTTCTATTACAAAAAAAGGGAGAATTATTGAATCATATGATGCTGATTTTGTTCTTATTGAACAAGATACTTCATATACTATTCATGAGAAAGATATAGTTTCTAAATGCAATTGGAGTCCTTATCTAGGAAGAAAAGTCACATCAAAAATACATAGTACCTATATAGGTGGAGAAGAAGTATACAATGCTTCTTCTCAAGAATTCAAAAAATCAAGATATATTAAGGAGATTTCTTATGATAGATAATACCAAAAAAATCGCTCAGGTACTTTTAGATACCAGAGCAGTACGATTGAATGTTAACACTCCTTATATATTTGCCTCAGGTATTAAAAGTCCCATCTATTGTGATAATAGATTTTTATTAGGATTTCCTGACGCTCGTAATACTATCATTAATGCTTTTTTAGAAAATCCTCTTGTTCAAGATGCTGAAATTATTGCTGGTACTTCGACTGCTGGAATTCCTTGGGCTGCGATTATTGCTGATCATCTCAAAAAACCATTAGCCTATGTAAGAGCAGAAGCCAAGGCTCACGGCGTAGGTAAAACAGTAGAAGGTGCTGAAGTAGCAAATAAAAAAACAGTCGTTATTGAAGATCTTATTTCTACAGGAGCTAGTTCCAAAAAAGTATTAGACAATTTATTAACTGAAAATGCATTGGTCACTGGCATTGTTGCTATATTTTCTTATGAATTTCCAGAAGTCACTACTATTTTTGAAAATACTCCTTATCATACTCTTAGTACTTTTTCTACTTTATTACAAATAGCTAGAGAAACAAATATGCTTAATGACATAGAATGTTCTATTGCTAGTGCATGGAATTCTTCTCCTCGTACTTGGAAAATATAATTATAAAATTAAAGAAGAAAAGTTATACTTAATCAAAAATATAAATTTCATAATATTAGATAATAATTTTAGAGTAAATACAAAATTCTATTTTTTATAGAATTTATAAAAAAGCATACAAAAAAAATTATCAATCAAATCAAAAAAACACCCTTAATTTTGGGGGTGTTTTTTTTTGTGATTATTAATGATTTATTTTATAGCTTCTATCCCAAAAGAAAATTCCTCATGAGTTAGCTGAAAACATTCTTCCCATAGAATAGGACAAGCACTTTGATATAACTCTACTGAATTTACAATTGAAAATCTTGCTTTTTTACATTCTTCCATTAGCATTTCTTTATTATCTAAGGATTATTTTGAATAGAAATCATAATATACAAAAAGAAAATCAGA
This genomic interval carries:
- a CDS encoding amidohydrolase family protein: MTLFKNALLSSNQVRDILVDQGTIQLISPCIDSPTDHIIACEGRLLLSGMIDGHVHFRDPGFPQKEDAMSGTKAALRGGVTSILDMPNTLPLCVSTQELAHKKSIYRQNSYTNYGFHFGGDARDNSLQFPHPSQYAALKIFLNESTGYMLVTDDNVLNNLFSKSHYIAVHAEGDAVDKAIYFAKKHHNTLYLCHISQAEELQLIQDAKNKKLPIFAEVCPHHLLFNQKDTTALLTMKPSLRSKRDQDMLLQALDSGLLDTWGTDHAPHLISEKETQLTYGIPVIEFALELLLTLAKDMNWSHQKVESLYSSMPQNIFSITKKGRIIESYDADFVLIEQDTSYTIHEKDIVSKCNWSPYLGRKVTSKIHSTYIGGEEVYNASSQEFKKSRYIKEISYDR
- a CDS encoding orotate phosphoribosyltransferase; the encoded protein is MDNTKKIAQVLLDTRAVRLNVNTPYIFASGIKSPIYCDNRFLLGFPDARNTIINAFLENPLVQDAEIIAGTSTAGIPWAAIIADHLKKPLAYVRAEAKAHGVGKTVEGAEVANKKTVVIEDLISTGASSKKVLDNLLTENALVTGIVAIFSYEFPEVTTIFENTPYHTLSTFSTLLQIARETNMLNDIECSIASAWNSSPRTWKI